The following are encoded together in the Cyanobacterium aponinum PCC 10605 genome:
- the msrA gene encoding peptide-methionine (S)-S-oxide reductase MsrA, producing the protein MFLFGLGNKKLTLPTPEEALPGRKDKMPIPSKHYVNGNPMKPPYPETMEKAMFGMGCFWGAERKFWQLEKGIFITAVGYSAGLTPNPTYEEVCSGLTGHNEVVLVVYDPKIISYETLLKVFWENHDPTQGMRQGNDKGTQYRSGIYTFSDTQKALAEKSKALYQEELSKAGYTEITTEIIDAPEFYFAEGYHQQYLAKNPNGYCGLGGTKVCLPNTNLS; encoded by the coding sequence ATGTTTTTATTTGGCTTAGGAAATAAGAAATTAACTCTGCCCACCCCAGAAGAAGCATTACCCGGCAGAAAAGACAAGATGCCCATTCCTAGTAAACACTATGTTAATGGTAATCCGATGAAACCGCCTTATCCTGAAACTATGGAAAAAGCGATGTTTGGGATGGGTTGTTTCTGGGGGGCTGAAAGGAAATTTTGGCAGTTAGAAAAAGGTATTTTTATCACTGCGGTGGGTTATAGTGCTGGTTTAACTCCTAATCCTACTTATGAAGAAGTGTGTAGCGGCTTAACTGGTCATAATGAGGTAGTTTTAGTGGTTTACGATCCTAAAATTATCAGTTATGAGACTCTGTTAAAAGTATTTTGGGAAAATCATGATCCTACTCAGGGAATGCGTCAGGGCAATGATAAAGGTACTCAGTATCGTTCGGGTATTTATACTTTTTCTGATACACAAAAAGCCTTAGCAGAAAAATCAAAAGCCTTATATCAGGAAGAATTAAGTAAAGCAGGTTATACAGAAATAACCACAGAAATTATTGATGCCCCAGAGTTTTACTTTGCCGAAGGTTATCATCAACAGTATCTTGCTAAAAATCCTAATGGTTATTGTGGTTTAGGGGGAACAAAAGTTTGCTTACCTAACACTAATTTGAGTTAA
- the pyrE gene encoding orotate phosphoribosyltransferase: MENNNSAWRQQLLNLLVEYAYQEGDFTLSSGQKSSFYLNGKQVTLRAEGALLVGKLIFSMLSDDTDAIAGLTLGADPMVSAVSVVSAYENKPIPALIIRKEAKGHGTKAYIEGPTLKQGALVTVLEDVVTTGKSAMLAVERLTDAGYKVNQVISLVDRLSGGRELYQSHGLSFASIFTIDEIQAHSRK; this comes from the coding sequence ATGGAAAATAATAACTCTGCTTGGCGCCAACAATTATTAAATTTATTAGTGGAATATGCTTATCAGGAAGGGGATTTTACTTTATCTTCGGGGCAAAAAAGTAGTTTTTATCTCAATGGCAAGCAGGTGACGCTCAGGGCAGAGGGGGCTTTACTGGTGGGAAAATTAATTTTTAGTATGTTGTCTGATGACACAGATGCGATCGCAGGTTTAACTCTGGGAGCAGATCCAATGGTTTCGGCGGTAAGTGTTGTTTCTGCTTACGAAAATAAACCAATCCCCGCCTTAATTATTCGTAAAGAAGCCAAAGGCCATGGAACAAAGGCTTATATTGAAGGACCGACCTTAAAACAAGGGGCATTAGTCACGGTATTAGAAGATGTGGTGACGACAGGAAAATCGGCAATGTTAGCCGTGGAAAGATTAACAGATGCGGGTTATAAAGTAAATCAGGTCATTTCTTTAGTAGATCGTCTTTCTGGGGGACGAGAATTGTATCAATCTCACGGTTTGAGTTTTGCAAGTATTTTTACCATTGATGAAATTCAAGCACACAGCCGTAAGTAA
- a CDS encoding RNA recognition motif domain-containing protein, with protein MSIYVGNLPYEVTSEDLMEVFAEYGTVSRVHIPTDRETGRMRGFAFVEMENDNQEESAIDALDGAEWMKRELRVNKAKPREKRDSFNRGGGQRKERFSQRF; from the coding sequence ATGTCAATATATGTAGGAAATCTCCCCTACGAGGTTACATCGGAAGATCTGATGGAAGTTTTTGCCGAGTATGGAACTGTTAGCCGTGTTCACATTCCCACAGACCGTGAAACTGGTCGTATGAGAGGCTTTGCCTTTGTGGAAATGGAAAACGATAATCAAGAAGAAAGTGCGATCGATGCTCTCGATGGAGCGGAATGGATGAAACGGGAACTCAGAGTAAACAAAGCTAAGCCCCGTGAAAAAAGAGATTCTTTCAATCGTGGTGGTGGTCAAAGAAAAGAACGCTTTTCTCAGCGCTTCTAA
- the rpsN gene encoding 30S ribosomal protein S14 gives MAKKSMIAREVKRAKLVAKYAHKRAELKEQIRTAEDPAERFELQRQLQRLPLNSSPYRQRNRCWVTGRPRGYYRDFGLSRNVLREWAHQGLLPGVVKSSW, from the coding sequence ATGGCTAAAAAATCAATGATTGCACGGGAAGTAAAACGTGCTAAATTAGTGGCTAAGTATGCCCATAAAAGAGCAGAATTAAAAGAACAAATTCGCACCGCAGAAGATCCTGCAGAAAGATTCGAGTTACAACGCCAATTACAAAGATTACCTCTCAACAGTTCTCCTTATCGTCAACGTAATCGTTGTTGGGTAACTGGAAGACCTAGAGGTTATTACCGTGATTTTGGTTTATCTCGTAATGTATTGCGTGAATGGGCGCATCAAGGTTTATTACCCGGTGTGGTTAAGTCTAGTTGGTAG
- the mgtE gene encoding magnesium transporter codes for MSENTVTVKNDSRHELRELVSSQLQILLEQNNLEGVKALLLPVQPVDIAEAIESLPSQMQLIAFRLLNKTEAIDVYEHLDYTVQQSLIEQFKRQEVIDIVDKMSPDDRAHLFDELPASVVSRILEQLSPEERQATNLILGYEEDTAGRIMTPEYISLKQNLTVEQTLEKIRSLAPNSELVYYMYVVDQSRHLVGIVSLRDLVLHEPQQTLENIMTKDVIYVKTDMDQEEVARLIQRYDLLALPVVDKELRLVGIVTVDDVIDVLEQEATEDIYALGAVSSDGDNYFQTNLFTVARRRVTWLLVLLLTNTVTGSIIGAQEDVLTQVTVLAAFIPLLIGTGGNIGTQSSTVVIRGLSTDEISDLGPAKVVFREAIAGLLLGLILGLLATIWAYFLPQTDKNIIVSLSVGISLIAISTLASISGSALPFLFRRLGLDPALMSAPFITTAVDVLGVLIYFNIARLMLGI; via the coding sequence TCAATTACAAATACTTTTAGAGCAAAATAATTTAGAGGGTGTTAAGGCTTTATTATTACCTGTTCAGCCGGTGGATATAGCAGAAGCGATCGAATCTTTACCTTCCCAAATGCAGTTAATTGCTTTTCGTTTATTAAATAAAACAGAAGCCATCGATGTTTACGAACATTTAGACTATACCGTCCAACAGTCTTTAATTGAACAGTTTAAAAGGCAAGAGGTAATTGATATAGTTGATAAAATGTCTCCTGATGATCGCGCTCATCTGTTTGATGAACTTCCTGCCAGTGTAGTTAGTCGCATTTTAGAACAATTAAGCCCAGAAGAAAGACAGGCGACTAATCTAATTTTGGGTTATGAAGAAGATACCGCCGGGCGAATAATGACCCCAGAGTATATTTCTTTGAAACAAAATTTAACTGTAGAACAAACTCTCGAAAAAATACGCTCCCTTGCTCCTAACTCTGAATTAGTTTATTACATGTATGTGGTCGATCAATCTCGTCATCTGGTTGGTATTGTTTCTCTAAGAGATCTCGTACTCCATGAACCACAACAAACTTTAGAAAATATTATGACTAAAGATGTAATTTATGTAAAAACAGACATGGATCAGGAAGAAGTCGCCCGCTTGATTCAACGTTATGATTTACTCGCTTTACCTGTTGTGGACAAAGAATTACGTCTGGTGGGTATTGTCACAGTTGATGATGTTATTGATGTTTTGGAACAAGAAGCAACCGAAGATATTTATGCTTTAGGGGCGGTTTCCTCTGATGGAGATAATTATTTTCAAACAAACTTATTTACCGTTGCCCGTCGTCGGGTTACGTGGTTGTTGGTATTATTACTAACCAATACCGTCACAGGAAGTATTATCGGAGCTCAAGAAGATGTTTTAACCCAAGTAACAGTTCTAGCGGCTTTTATCCCCCTTCTCATCGGTACAGGAGGAAATATTGGTACTCAGTCCTCCACTGTGGTAATTAGAGGTTTAAGCACTGATGAAATTAGCGATTTAGGTCCTGCTAAAGTTGTTTTTCGAGAAGCGATCGCAGGTTTGTTATTGGGTTTGATTTTGGGCTTGTTGGCTACTATCTGGGCTTATTTTTTACCCCAAACCGACAAAAATATAATCGTTTCTCTCTCTGTGGGTATTAGCTTAATTGCAATTTCTACTCTTGCTTCTATTTCTGGTTCAGCTTTACCTTTTCTATTTCGCCGTTTAGGATTAGATCCTGCTTTAATGTCTGCACCTTTTATTACCACTGCGGTGGACGTTTTAGGCGTTTTAATTTATTTTAATATTGCCCGTTTAATGTTAGGAATTTAA
- the moaC gene encoding cyclic pyranopterin monophosphate synthase MoaC — protein MTEQKISHLNSQGEVQMVDVSLKSVTSRTAIASGKVLLNPTALETILKQKNPKGDLIATAKIAGIMGAKQTSSLIPLCHPLPLQKIAIDIHLNQDNYCYEISASTKTNAETGVEMEALTAVSIAALTLYDMLKAIDKSITITDIKLVSKTGGKSDYNRK, from the coding sequence ATGACAGAACAAAAAATATCTCATCTCAATTCCCAAGGAGAGGTGCAAATGGTGGATGTTTCTCTTAAATCCGTCACCTCTCGAACTGCGATCGCATCAGGAAAAGTGTTATTAAATCCCACTGCTTTAGAAACTATTTTAAAACAGAAAAACCCCAAGGGAGATCTGATCGCTACCGCCAAGATAGCCGGTATTATGGGAGCAAAACAAACATCTTCTCTAATTCCTCTATGCCATCCCCTACCGTTACAGAAAATTGCCATTGATATTCACCTAAATCAAGACAATTATTGTTATGAAATATCTGCATCTACCAAAACCAACGCAGAAACAGGGGTAGAAATGGAGGCTTTAACGGCTGTATCGATCGCCGCTTTGACCCTTTATGATATGCTCAAAGCCATAGATAAATCTATTACCATTACTGACATCAAGTTAGTCAGCAAAACGGGAGGAAAATCGGACTATAACCGAAAATAA
- a CDS encoding ATP-dependent helicase, producing the protein MNNHRRIEETIAQFRQKLRPGQIELSQWQGGKMAVSAVPGSGKSFSLAVAGAILVCQEKLNPNRYLLIVTYTRSAAASIKDKMRTILTEEFKMPPVGFMVQTIHALASSIVNRYPFLSGLNLETSNLVDVSSNHPLILETVENWMSLHSPAFDALLRGENEKSFNYEESEVLRRESVLRTEVLPKFTHTVISTLKSSGWNIDNLDNLANLDNSGIYPLGTVASELYQEYQKLIHKYQVIDYDDLIIGALNVLNNEDARQTLQQEIAGVFEDEAQDSTPLQGDLISILAQDKDCSEPNLVRVGDPNQAINSTYTASDPFYFHQFCEDCRQKNRLFLMEQAGRSNENIINYANETLAWMAEKVEANLIEKQEIKIVGENDSQPDSNPLAEGKGVEFYEPETFEQVLDLMSERIIHLFDKKEQEINTNCAILVRANKQGSFIFQELQKRLSAYDIPLKLIGDRISYSDIVKDILGVLQFIAFPHSSKFVYNILKILAQQEIISNQDFDQLSIYPEKFLYPTPLDDALTPEQEKARKFCLKFLQASIELSSYQLIPFICSVLNYDQLALATAQKLCDRIQKENQGKMSLKAMIETLTNINNTERFEGVETENEDIYTKKGQITIMTMHKSKGLEWDYVFLPFYDKENIFSEKKINGSLKFLGKCDLNDIIRTQLRQEIHQQRLGKKIEPLSLHQAHEKAIQEKQAEELRLLYVAITRAKKLLWMSKSKDNFQNWRYS; encoded by the coding sequence ATGAACAACCATAGGAGAATAGAAGAAACAATCGCCCAATTCAGACAAAAACTGCGTCCGGGTCAAATAGAATTAAGTCAATGGCAGGGTGGCAAAATGGCAGTCTCTGCTGTGCCGGGTTCAGGAAAATCTTTTTCGTTAGCCGTTGCCGGTGCAATATTGGTTTGTCAAGAAAAACTAAATCCGAATCGCTATCTATTAATCGTAACTTATACTCGTTCCGCCGCCGCTAGTATTAAAGACAAAATGAGGACGATTTTAACTGAAGAATTTAAGATGCCTCCTGTGGGTTTTATGGTACAAACAATTCATGCTTTAGCGTCAAGTATTGTCAATCGTTATCCTTTTTTGTCGGGATTAAATTTAGAAACCAGTAATTTAGTCGATGTGTCTAGCAATCATCCCTTAATCCTAGAAACGGTGGAAAATTGGATGTCTCTTCATTCTCCTGCTTTTGATGCCTTGTTAAGGGGGGAAAATGAAAAGTCATTTAATTATGAAGAAAGCGAAGTTTTGCGTAGAGAATCGGTACTGCGTACGGAAGTTTTACCCAAATTTACTCATACTGTCATTAGTACCCTTAAAAGTTCTGGTTGGAATATTGATAACCTTGACAATCTAGCAAATTTAGATAATTCCGGTATTTATCCTTTAGGCACGGTAGCCTCTGAACTATATCAAGAATATCAAAAACTAATTCATAAATATCAGGTAATAGACTATGATGACTTAATTATTGGGGCATTAAACGTTCTGAATAATGAAGATGCAAGACAAACACTACAACAAGAAATTGCAGGAGTATTTGAAGATGAAGCCCAAGACTCTACACCGTTGCAGGGTGATTTAATCAGTATCTTAGCCCAAGATAAGGATTGTAGCGAACCTAATTTAGTGAGGGTGGGGGACCCCAATCAAGCAATTAATTCCACTTATACCGCTTCAGACCCCTTTTATTTTCATCAATTTTGTGAGGATTGTCGCCAAAAAAATCGATTATTTTTAATGGAACAAGCAGGAAGAAGTAATGAAAATATTATTAACTATGCTAATGAAACTTTGGCTTGGATGGCGGAAAAGGTAGAAGCAAATTTAATTGAAAAACAGGAGATAAAAATTGTTGGAGAAAATGATTCTCAACCAGACTCTAATCCTTTGGCAGAGGGGAAAGGGGTAGAATTTTATGAACCTGAAACCTTTGAGCAAGTTTTAGATTTAATGAGTGAAAGAATCATTCATTTATTTGACAAAAAAGAACAAGAAATTAATACTAATTGTGCCATTTTAGTCAGAGCTAATAAGCAGGGAAGTTTTATTTTTCAAGAATTACAAAAAAGATTATCTGCCTATGATATTCCCTTAAAACTAATAGGCGATCGCATCTCTTACAGTGATATAGTGAAAGATATACTAGGAGTTTTACAGTTTATTGCTTTTCCTCATTCTTCCAAATTTGTCTATAATATTTTGAAAATTTTGGCACAACAGGAAATTATTAGTAACCAAGATTTTGATCAATTAAGTATCTATCCTGAAAAATTTTTATATCCAACACCTTTAGATGATGCCCTAACTCCTGAGCAGGAAAAAGCTCGAAAATTTTGCCTCAAATTTCTCCAAGCCAGTATTGAATTATCTTCCTATCAACTAATTCCTTTTATTTGCTCTGTTTTAAATTATGATCAATTAGCCCTTGCTACTGCTCAAAAATTGTGCGATCGCATCCAAAAAGAAAATCAAGGAAAAATGTCCTTAAAAGCAATGATAGAGACATTAACTAATATTAATAATACAGAAAGGTTTGAAGGAGTAGAAACAGAGAATGAAGATATTTATACAAAAAAAGGTCAAATTACCATTATGACCATGCACAAATCTAAAGGTTTAGAATGGGATTATGTCTTTTTACCGTTTTATGACAAAGAAAATATTTTCTCAGAAAAAAAAATTAACGGAAGTCTTAAATTTTTGGGCAAATGTGACTTAAATGATATTATTCGCACACAACTAAGACAAGAAATCCATCAACAAAGATTAGGTAAAAAAATAGAACCCTTATCCCTTCATCAAGCCCATGAAAAAGCCATCCAAGAAAAACAAGCAGAAGAATTAAGATTACTATATGTAGCCATAACTAGAGCCAAAAAACTATTATGGATGAGTAAATCAAAAGATAACTTCCAAAATTGGCGTTATTCTTGA
- a CDS encoding hemolysin family protein: MRLFAIFLLIVINAFFVTAEFAIVSVRKSRIDHLVMEGDIQASTVQSLQKSLDKLLSSTQLGITLSSLALGWIGEGTIALSVQYAISSLPVSENISTTLSHSFAIPISFFLLVYLQIVLGELCPKSLALLYPEQLARFLAPPISVISTIFKPFIDILNLSTRFLLKLIGVEYTGQGWYKQVTPEELQLIISTERDSSGLEAEERELLSNVFEFGDVEASEIMTPRVNIKALNLHLTCRELFQEIVKTKHSFYPVIGDSLDDIRGVIDFKDCLSILNEDPINLDILLEDFIKPVRFLPESTLLSELLAIMQQSRSKLVIIVDEYGGTSGLVTMQDLINEILGGDDSEYTEDQFSITVIDEQNFLVSAQINLEELNDLLDFDLPLTDDYQTLGGFLVYNWQKIPKQYEVFNYDHFQFTVIDTDGPRINKIKITLKEQ, encoded by the coding sequence ATGAGATTATTTGCCATTTTTCTTTTGATCGTAATCAATGCTTTTTTTGTCACCGCAGAATTTGCGATTGTTTCTGTGCGAAAATCAAGGATTGATCATTTAGTCATGGAAGGGGATATTCAAGCCTCTACAGTCCAGTCTCTACAAAAAAGTCTTGATAAACTACTTTCTAGCACTCAATTAGGTATCACCCTTTCTAGTTTGGCTTTGGGATGGATCGGAGAAGGTACGATCGCACTTTCTGTGCAGTATGCTATTTCTTCTTTGCCTGTTTCGGAAAATATTTCTACTACCCTAAGTCATTCTTTTGCCATTCCTATTTCTTTCTTTTTATTAGTTTACTTACAAATAGTATTGGGAGAATTGTGTCCTAAATCCTTAGCTTTACTATATCCCGAACAATTAGCCCGTTTTCTTGCCCCTCCTATTAGCGTTATCAGCACTATTTTTAAACCTTTTATTGATATTCTTAATCTTTCCACTCGATTTTTATTAAAACTTATTGGAGTTGAATACACAGGGCAAGGGTGGTACAAACAAGTTACCCCTGAAGAATTGCAATTAATTATTAGTACGGAAAGAGATTCTTCTGGTTTAGAAGCCGAAGAAAGAGAATTATTAAGCAATGTCTTTGAATTTGGAGATGTGGAAGCATCAGAAATTATGACTCCTAGAGTTAATATTAAAGCCCTTAATCTCCATTTAACTTGTAGAGAATTATTTCAAGAAATAGTCAAAACAAAGCATTCTTTTTATCCCGTCATTGGAGATTCTCTGGATGATATTCGAGGAGTTATTGATTTTAAAGATTGTCTTTCCATTTTAAATGAAGATCCTATTAACTTAGATATACTCCTAGAAGATTTTATTAAACCTGTACGTTTTTTACCTGAATCAACTCTATTGAGTGAATTACTCGCTATAATGCAACAATCACGATCAAAATTAGTCATCATCGTCGATGAATATGGCGGCACTTCTGGATTAGTCACAATGCAGGACTTAATTAACGAAATTTTAGGGGGTGATGATAGTGAATATACTGAAGACCAATTTAGTATTACAGTAATTGACGAGCAGAACTTTCTCGTATCTGCCCAAATAAACTTAGAAGAATTGAATGACTTATTAGATTTTGATTTACCTCTAACAGACGACTATCAAACCTTAGGAGGATTTCTTGTCTATAATTGGCAGAAAATACCCAAGCAATACGAAGTATTTAACTATGATCATTTTCAATTCACCGTCATAGATACAGATGGTCCTCGTATCAACAAAATAAAAATCACCTTGAAAGAACAATAA
- a CDS encoding TIGR01548 family HAD-type hydrolase: MSAIVIFDIDGVIRDVTNSYRRALADTVEHFTNNHYRPSMEDIDSLKAEGIWNNDWLGSQELIYRYFEQMGKSRDEINLNYEEIVDFFQRRYRGQNLEQPTSWDGYISSEPLLVSREYFEILDKNNLYWGFFSGATNGSAQYILQRRLGLENPVLVAMDDAPSKPDPTGLFLAVNLLEEKLSLDNSLPVIYLGDTVADIITVMKAKEIKPEREWIAVGVLPPHVSNDNEKGDKYRQQLIDSGASFVVNQITDFYDF; the protein is encoded by the coding sequence ATGTCAGCGATTGTTATTTTTGATATTGATGGTGTGATTCGTGACGTTACTAATTCTTATCGTCGTGCTTTAGCGGATACGGTAGAACATTTTACGAATAATCATTATCGCCCTTCAATGGAGGATATTGATAGTTTGAAGGCGGAGGGAATTTGGAATAATGACTGGTTAGGTTCACAAGAGTTGATTTATCGTTATTTTGAGCAGATGGGGAAATCCAGAGATGAGATTAACCTTAATTATGAGGAAATTGTGGATTTTTTTCAAAGACGTTATCGAGGGCAAAATTTAGAACAACCAACAAGCTGGGATGGTTATATTTCTTCTGAGCCTCTTTTGGTGAGTAGGGAGTATTTCGAGATATTGGATAAAAATAATTTATATTGGGGCTTTTTTAGCGGTGCAACAAATGGTTCTGCCCAATATATCTTACAACGCCGCTTAGGTTTAGAGAATCCCGTGTTAGTGGCAATGGATGACGCTCCTAGTAAACCTGATCCTACTGGTTTGTTTTTAGCCGTCAATTTATTAGAAGAAAAACTTTCTCTTGATAATTCTTTACCCGTAATTTATTTAGGGGATACTGTAGCAGATATTATTACTGTTATGAAAGCAAAAGAAATAAAACCTGAAAGAGAATGGATTGCAGTGGGAGTTTTGCCTCCCCATGTTAGTAATGATAATGAGAAAGGAGATAAGTATCGTCAACAGTTAATCGATAGCGGTGCATCTTTTGTAGTTAATCAAATTACTGATTTTTATGATTTTTAA
- a CDS encoding SDR family oxidoreductase produces MKILVVGATGQTGRRIVAELVKRKIPVMAMVRDKAKARDVLPACVDLIIADVLNPSSFASAMDECDIVICAAGATPSLDPTVFYWVDYEGTKNLINVAKKKQIEKFILVTSLCVSRFFHPLNLFGLVLFWKKQAENYLIDSGLTYTIIRPGGLRNEDNQYSLIVGEADTLFEGSISRQEVAKVCIESIFYPETNNRILEIIQAESAPAKDWQELLAV; encoded by the coding sequence ATGAAAATATTAGTTGTTGGGGCAACAGGGCAAACAGGTAGAAGAATCGTTGCCGAATTAGTAAAGCGAAAAATACCCGTCATGGCAATGGTAAGAGATAAAGCTAAAGCTAGAGATGTTTTACCTGCCTGTGTGGATTTAATTATCGCAGATGTTTTGAATCCCTCCTCCTTTGCTTCTGCAATGGACGAATGCGATATTGTTATTTGTGCCGCCGGTGCAACCCCTAGTTTAGACCCAACAGTTTTTTATTGGGTGGATTACGAGGGAACTAAAAATTTAATTAACGTGGCAAAGAAAAAACAAATCGAAAAATTTATTCTTGTTACTTCTTTGTGTGTGTCTCGCTTTTTTCATCCCCTCAATTTATTCGGCTTAGTACTTTTTTGGAAAAAACAAGCTGAAAATTATTTAATCGATAGTGGTTTAACTTATACTATTATTCGTCCCGGGGGTTTAAGGAATGAAGATAATCAATACTCTTTGATTGTAGGTGAAGCAGATACTTTATTTGAGGGTTCAATCTCTCGTCAAGAAGTGGCAAAAGTTTGTATAGAATCCATTTTTTATCCTGAAACGAATAATCGCATCCTAGAAATTATACAAGCAGAGTCCGCTCCGGCAAAAGATTGGCAAGAATTATTAGCTGTTTAG
- the psbP gene encoding photosystem II reaction center PsbP, which translates to MLKSIATFIVIILTVTLSACVSPTGGLNPYVDGADGYKFLYPNGWMAVDVKEASEGVDVVFRDFIERSENLSVIISDVNKNMDLSDLGSPTDVGYRFMQIVNQDTNNQREAELISAEKREQNLEDYYLLEYKVKLGDNQYRHNLASVVTKNGKLYTFNISTTESRWENVENRFKTIVKSFTVT; encoded by the coding sequence ATGTTAAAGTCGATCGCAACTTTTATCGTTATTATTCTTACAGTAACTCTTTCCGCTTGTGTTTCTCCCACTGGTGGCTTAAATCCTTACGTTGATGGTGCAGATGGTTATAAATTCTTATATCCTAATGGTTGGATGGCTGTTGACGTTAAAGAGGCTTCAGAAGGGGTTGATGTAGTTTTTCGAGATTTTATCGAACGGAGTGAAAATTTATCCGTAATTATCAGTGATGTTAATAAAAATATGGATTTGTCTGATTTAGGTAGCCCCACTGATGTAGGCTATCGTTTTATGCAAATAGTAAATCAAGACACCAATAATCAAAGAGAAGCTGAATTAATTTCTGCTGAGAAAAGAGAACAAAATTTAGAAGACTACTATCTATTAGAGTATAAGGTTAAATTAGGAGACAATCAATATCGTCATAATCTAGCTAGTGTGGTGACAAAAAATGGAAAACTTTATACTTTTAATATCTCTACTACCGAATCTCGCTGGGAAAATGTGGAAAATCGTTTTAAAACTATTGTCAAATCTTTCACTGTCACTTAA